The following are encoded together in the Balaenoptera acutorostrata chromosome 9, mBalAcu1.1, whole genome shotgun sequence genome:
- the LOC114235410 gene encoding LOW QUALITY PROTEIN: olfactory receptor 6M1 (The sequence of the model RefSeq protein was modified relative to this genomic sequence to represent the inferred CDS: inserted 1 base in 1 codon; substituted 2 bases at 2 genomic stop codons) → MAVGNCRTVTQFTLTTFPDLLELXLSLFVALLLAYTLTAMENIIIISLIWTDNRLQTPMYFFLSNLSFLDILYTTVITPKLLACLLGEKKNMSFAGCITQTYFYFFLGTVEFILLAVMSFDCYVAICNPLRYTIIMNIRACLLMILGCXLGAFLPVLVPTIVVTRLLYCSKEINHXFCDIAPLLQVACIDTRLPEKINFLLSALVTLTSLAFTTGSYIYIISTILHIPSAQGRQKAISACASHITIISIAYGSNIFVYVRLNQNHSLDFDKVATVLITVVTPLLNPFIYSLRNEKVEEVLREAMNRIMSLVLRKT, encoded by the exons ATGGCAGTGGGGAATTGCCGCACAGTGACTCAGTTCACCCTGACTACCTTCCCAGACCTCCTGGAGCTTTGACTATCCCTCTTTGTGGCTCTCTTGTTGGCTTACACACTAACAGCAATGGAAAACATTATCATCATCTCCCTAATATGGACTGATAATCGCCTACAAACCCCAATGTACTTTTTCCTCAGTAATTTGTcctttctggatattttatacaCCACTGTCATTACCCCAAAGTTGCTAGCCTGCCTCctaggagagaagaaaaacatgtcCTTTGCTGGCTGCATTACTCAAACatatttctacttctttctgGGAACCGTGGAGTTTATCCTCTTGGCAGTGATGTCCTTTGACTGCTACGTGGCCATCTGTAACCCACTGCGCTACACCATCATCATGAACATCAGGGCTTGCCTCCTGATGATTCTGGGCTGTTGATTGGGAGCCTTCCTACCCGTGTTGGTACCAACCATAGTTGTGACAAGGCTACTCTACTGTAGCAAAgaaattaatc ttttctgTGACATTGCCCCTCTTCTACAGGTGGCCTGTATAGATACTCGTCTCCCTGAGAAGATAAACTTTCTCCTATCTGCCCTTGTCACCCTGACCTCCCTGGCATTCACTACTGGGTCCTACATCTACATCATTTCTACCATCCTGCACATCCCCTCAGCCCAAGGCCGTCAAAAAGCTATTTCTGCCTGCGCTTCCCACATCACCATCATTTCCATTGCTTATGGGAGCAACATCTTTGTGTATGTGAGACTCAATCAGAACCACTCTCTGGATTTTGACAAGGTAGCCACTGTCCTCATTACCGTAGTGACCCCTCTTCTGAACCCTTTTATTTATAGCTTGAGGAATGAAAAAGTGGAAGAAGTGTTGAGAGAGGCAATGAACAGAATCATGTCCCTGGTACTAAGGAAAACCTGA